The genomic interval AAGGGCCGAAAGCTGCTTCGTCTGAACCGGGGTGATGCGCCCGGCCTGCTCTTGCGGCGGCGACACCACGTGAGCGCCCCGCAGGGAGGGGGCTTCAGGCAGCCGCTCACCAAGCGTCTCGGTTTGCGGGGTCTCGGCGGCCTGGGCGGCCTCGCCGGCCTCCCACTGCCAGGCACGAAGCTGGAAGACGTACGCGGCCCCCTTCGCCTCGTCTTCCTTGAGGGCCCGGACCAGGGCCCTCACCACTTCGGGGTGGAACTGGGTTCCCGCGCACCGTTCCAGTTCGGCCAGCGAGTCTTCCAGCGTGGAGGCGGCCCGGTACGGCCTTCCCGTGGTCATGGTGTCGAACGCGTCGGCCACCGAGATGATGGCTGCACCCAACGGGATGGCATCCCCCTTGAGGCCGTCGGGATAGCCGCCGCCCGAGTACCACTCGTGGTGGTGGCGCACGAGCGGAACGAGGTCTTTGAGGGCGCGGTTCGCCGACAGGATCTGGGCGCCGAGCTCCACGTGGGCCATCATGACGGCGCGCTCCGCCGGTTCCAGCGGCCCTGTCTTGCGCAGCACGAGGTCGGTCACGCCGATCTTGCCCACGTCGTGGAGCAGCGCTGCCAGCTCCACACGTTCCACCCAGCTCGGGCTCATGCCCATGGCTTCGGCAACGCGGCGGCTGTAGAACGCCACCCGGTCACTGTGCCCGCGGGCGGAGGGGTCCCGCGCGTCGATGGCCGCCACCAGCGTCCGGACGCCGGAAAGGTAAAGCTCCCGCCGCTGCTCGACGAGGCGGGCCCGTTCCACGGCGATCGCCGCGTGGGACGCAAGCCCCATGAGCACCTCCATGTCCGCCTCGCTGAAGGCATCCTCGCTTGTCCGGCTCTCGACCGCCAGCACCCCAAGAATGCGGTTTCCGAGAAGGACGGGCGCGCCCACCGCGCTCTTCACGGCCAGCGCCTGGCTGTTGGCAGGAAGCTGCCTCGAAAGGGGCTCGGCGAGGCGTGAGCCCTGAAGGCGCCGGAAGATCATGGGGCGCCGGCGCTGCAGCACTTGCCCGGCGTACCCCTCGCCAGGGCCAAGCCGCAGGGAGTCGAGTTCGGCGTCGGGATAACCTACCTGGGCTTTGACGGCGAGCTTATCGTTTTGTTCCAGTAGCATCAACACCCCGCACTCGGCACCCGATACCACCCGCACCGCGTCCTCGACGATGCACCGCAGCGTCTCGTCCAGGCCCACCATCGACTGGATGGACCGGGCGGCTTCCAGCACCGCCTCAAGTCGGGAGAGGGTGCGGCGGCTGTCGGACAGAAGGCGGGTGTTTTCCACCGCAGCAGCCGTCAGATTGGCCAGGGTCAGGGCAAGCTGCTGCTGGACCGTCCCGAACGGGAACCGCCCGCCAAGGCTCAAAACGCCCACGGGCTGCCGATCTCGCAGGAACATCGGAACACACAGCGCCCGCTCAAAGCGGTCAGTCTGCCAGTCGAAGGTCACGAAGCGCGGGTCGCTCTTCACCGCGCTCTCGACCGGCCTTCGAAGCTGCAGCGCGCGCCCTGCCAGCCCCTCGTCGAGACCCAGGCTGAAGCGCTCCACCGTCAGCGGGTCAAGCCCCACGGCCGCCGCCACCCGGAAGCGACCCGCGCGGCCGTCGATACCCAGGATCGCGGCGTGGCCGGCACGGAAGACGTCCATGGCAGCCCGCACCGCCAGCCGGAAGACGGCCACCTCGTCGGGCGCCGCCGCAGCTTCCCGGCTGAACCGCGTGAAGCGCTCGAGGCCCTGCAAGAGCTCCCTGGCGAACGGCGGTCTGCGGCGCGGCGTGCGCCCGGCCAACGGATGCCTGGCCCCCACGAGCACTCCTTCCTGTCGGCACCGGCAGGCTTAACTGCGCATTCCGCGAGCCGTGGGCAAGATCCTGCGGGTCCGGGCGCACCCCTTCAGCGGCACTGAAGGGATGACCCGGTCAGCGTCCGGTAGGCGTCAATGAGCGGGCAATCGGGGGTGCTCTCATCACCACAGCGCAGGCACAGCGCCTCGACCACCTGGGGATCGCTGAGGCCCGCCGCCACGAACGCGCGGAGCGAACGCTCCAGTTCCTCCCGGTCGTCGGGGCCCATACGGTTGAGAATCATTTCGAGGACCCGGCTGCGCCGCCGGCGCAGTTCCTCCGCGGTGCGGCGGCCGGCCTCGGTGAGCGAGATCTCCACGGATCGGCGGTCCTCCGGGCGGTCCCGGCGCCGCACCAGCCCCTTCCGCACCAGCCGGTCCACCAGCTTGGTGACCGCCGGCGGGCTCATGTGAAGGCCTTCCGCCAGTTCGGCGGCAGAGCACGCGCCGTGGCGCTGCAGGTACTTGAGACATTCCAGCTGCGAAACCGTGATGTACGAACCGGCATCGGACAGCGTACGGGTGGTCACCACGTCGACCATCATCTCGACGAAGAAGTCAGAGAGCATCTCGATGTACGCGTACCGGTTCGACGCCAGGGTCACGGGTAACATGGCGCCCTTGCACACCTCGTATCTTAACCTGGTTAAAGGCTAACACCTGGCCCGCCCGAATGTCAAGGCAACGCCGGGCATGCCGTCCGAGCCGGCCCCCGTTATAATACGCGGGTGTGGGAGGGACCATGGTGAAGCAGCAACCATCCGGGCCAGGCATATCCAGGCGGCAGCTTGCCTATCTTCTCGCGGTCTTGGCGGCGCTGAGCGTTCTGGGGCTTTTCCTGCGGGTCGTCACGCACTGAAGGGCCGGCGGCGGCGCGAGCCGCTGCAGTTCCCCGAAATGAGCAGGCGGCGGTACGCCCGAACCAGGGGCGGTGCCGCCGCCTGTTTTTCTGTCCTCCGGCCGCCGCCTTAACGGTAGCGCTGCAGGATGCTGTCGAGGAGTGCCGCGTCCTGCTCGGGATCGTAGCGCCGCCGGGCCTGCAGCCGCTCGCTATCCTTCAGCCCGGCCGCCAGCCGGTCAAGGTACGTGGGCCGCTCCGTCCGGTAGACGATCCCGATGGGCAGGCCCTCTGCCTCGGTGGCGAGCCGCAACGCCGCCTGGAAGTCGGATGGGTCGTGATCCGGCCCGATCTCCCACGCCGTTGCCTTCCAGACCTTGTAGTTGTCGTAGAAGGTAACGCAAGGCGTCATGATCTGGACGAAGCTGAAGCCCCGGTGCTCCATCGCCGCCTCGATGATGTCCGCCAGGTGCTTCGTGTGGCTCGAGAAGCCCCGCGCCACAAACGTGGCCCCCGACACCAGCGCCATCGCCAGCGGGTTGATGGGGTACTCCGAAACCCCGAACGGCGAGGCATGGGTCTTGTGCCCCACCTCGGTCGTCGGTGAGGGCTGCCCTTTGGTCAGCCCGTAGATGTGGTTGTCGAAGAGCAGGTACGTGATGTCCACGTTGCGCCGGATGGCGTGCGGCAGGTGGCCCATGCCGATGGCAAGCCCGTCGCCGTCGCCGCCAACCGCCAGCACGGTCAGGTCAGGCCTCGCCAG from Bacillota bacterium carries:
- a CDS encoding GAF domain-containing protein, whose product is MGARHPLAGRTPRRRPPFARELLQGLERFTRFSREAAAAPDEVAVFRLAVRAAMDVFRAGHAAILGIDGRAGRFRVAAAVGLDPLTVERFSLGLDEGLAGRALQLRRPVESAVKSDPRFVTFDWQTDRFERALCVPMFLRDRQPVGVLSLGGRFPFGTVQQQLALTLANLTAAAVENTRLLSDSRRTLSRLEAVLEAARSIQSMVGLDETLRCIVEDAVRVVSGAECGVLMLLEQNDKLAVKAQVGYPDAELDSLRLGPGEGYAGQVLQRRRPMIFRRLQGSRLAEPLSRQLPANSQALAVKSAVGAPVLLGNRILGVLAVESRTSEDAFSEADMEVLMGLASHAAIAVERARLVEQRRELYLSGVRTLVAAIDARDPSARGHSDRVAFYSRRVAEAMGMSPSWVERVELAALLHDVGKIGVTDLVLRKTGPLEPAERAVMMAHVELGAQILSANRALKDLVPLVRHHHEWYSGGGYPDGLKGDAIPLGAAIISVADAFDTMTTGRPYRAASTLEDSLAELERCAGTQFHPEVVRALVRALKEDEAKGAAYVFQLRAWQWEAGEAAQAAETPQTETLGERLPEAPSLRGAHVVSPPQEQAGRITPVQTKQLSALYRLAQAMRDVLDLPQLLQHVIRIIQSELGFQDCCVFLVDAETDELSMAAAAGAFSGLEGLRLKKDQGVSGWVATHGLPVLVPDVSQEPRYYPGPPSTRSEVVVPMIAGARVIGTLTVDSTRLNAFSVEEVQLLTTVAQQAAVAVEVAQLHEQARRAAMRDGLTDLFNHRHFYERLEEELERAGRYGHGLVVALGDVDRLKDVNDNLGHLAGDAVLVELARALRANSRRYDVLARYGGDEFAIIMPQTDRQGALVAIERIDRAVAKASFNWYGVNLELPRISWGLASFPEDGRRSSELVAAADQRMYLAKRERAYLGESDGDGGS
- a CDS encoding MarR family transcriptional regulator, translated to MLPVTLASNRYAYIEMLSDFFVEMMVDVVTTRTLSDAGSYITVSQLECLKYLQRHGACSAAELAEGLHMSPPAVTKLVDRLVRKGLVRRRDRPEDRRSVEISLTEAGRRTAEELRRRRSRVLEMILNRMGPDDREELERSLRAFVAAGLSDPQVVEALCLRCGDESTPDCPLIDAYRTLTGSSLQCR
- a CDS encoding 2-oxoacid:ferredoxin oxidoreductase subunit beta → MSVVRTQALPRLPDDVKMSPADYKGIRPIWCPGCGDYGILNAVIQVLARNQVDPSRLAVVSGIGCSGRFPAFVKSYGFHGVHGRVLPVATGLKLARPDLTVLAVGGDGDGLAIGMGHLPHAIRRNVDITYLLFDNHIYGLTKGQPSPTTEVGHKTHASPFGVSEYPINPLAMALVSGATFVARGFSSHTKHLADIIEAAMEHRGFSFVQIMTPCVTFYDNYKVWKATAWEIGPDHDPSDFQAALRLATEAEGLPIGIVYRTERPTYLDRLAAGLKDSERLQARRRYDPEQDAALLDSILQRYR